In Desulfurellaceae bacterium, the DNA window TATCCGAGGCCACGTTCTCAACAATGACGTCCGCTCCTTTGCCCTCGGTGTGTGTGAGCACCTCGGCGGCAAAGTCCTGCTGTTTGTAATTGATCGCTACATCCGCCCCCAGCTGACGGGTGCGCTCGGCCTTGTCGTCCGAGCCGACCGTAGTGAGAACCCGCGCCCCGGCCACCTTGGCCAGCTGAATCGCGGCTACTCCGACACCGCCGCCGCCGGCCGTGACCAGCACGGTCTCACCGGCCGTGAGGCCGGCCTTGTGGTGCAGGGCATAGTAGGCGGTGTAAAACGGGATCGGGATGGCCGCCCCCTCCTCGAACGACAGTCCGTCGGGCAGCGGGATGGCCTCGCGGGCCAGCAGGCAGGTCTTTTCCGCATAGCCGGCGCCGAGCGAGCGGCCAAAAACGCGGTCACCGGGCGTGATGCCGGTCACGCCCGGGCCCAGTGCTTCGACCTCGCCACACACGTCGGTTCCGGTAATATACGGAAATTTCAGCGGGGTCAGCTTGCCCGACAGCCGGACCAGGTCGGCCGGGTTGATGCCGGCTGCCCGGACCCGCACCAGGACTTGGCCGTCACCGGGCGACGGCTCTGGGGCGTCTTCATAGCGGAGCTGTTCCGGCCCACCGGCCTGGTGGGCCCGCATGGCTTTCATGGCGCCCTCCTGTCCTAGCGCTGGTGGTACAGCGGATGGCCGGTGACCGCAGTCTGCACGCAGCTGAAGTGGTCGCCCTCCAGGTTGGCGAAGTACAGGGTCTGGAGACCCGGACCGCCAAAGGCGCAGTTGGTCGGAAAGTTGAGCTTCTGGCCCTGGGGATCATCGACCAGCATGGTCCAGTTGCCGTCGGTATCGACCTTGATGATCTGGTGGGCCGGGCTCATGCCGCCGTCTTCAATCCGGGCCGGCAGGGTGATGTACAGGTTGCGGTCGGTGTCAAAGGCCATGCCGTCCGGCAGGGCCGGGAAGTCCTTGGAGTAGACCTCGGGCTTGCCGAAACTGCCGTCCTTGTTGAGCTGGATGCGCAGACAGTCGTTGCGGGTGCTCTCCAGCACGTACACGGCGTCTTCGTTGGGATCGATGGCCGTGCCGTTGGCCAGATAGATGCCGGTGGCAACCACGTCGCTCTGCCCGTTGGGCCGGACGCGGACCAGAGCGCCGTTGGGAGCCGGGGTTTTCATTTCGGCCAGGGCGGTGTCAATGGTGGCCGTACTCGAATTCGAGATGTACAGATTGCCCTCGCCGTCGTAGCTGGCAAAATTGGGCAGGGTCAGCTTGACGTCACCGACCTGGTCGGCCACCAGCGACACCTGGCCGTCGGGCGCAACCTTCATCACCGCCTGTTTGCCCAGGTCGCAGTAGACGATATTGCCCTCGCGGTCCAGGGTGATGCCGTTCGGAATCGAGCCCTCGGGCAGGGTCGCGCACTCGCTGACCGCGCCGTCCGGGCTGACCTTGTACATGATGCCGTTGCGCCCGCCGCCGTAGACGTTGCCGTCCTTGTCGATCACCACGCCCTCGGCCTGCAGCACGCCCTTGCCAAAAATTTCGACCTGATCAACCGAAAATGTCGCCACGGCTGTTGCTCCTTTTCGCTAGGCTGAGGCGCTGGCGGTCTGGGCCTCGGCCGTGTTCTGGGTGAAGGTCACCTTGCCGATCTCGGAGCCGCTCAACACCACCAGCAGATGGCCCTCTTCGTCGCCGATATTGCGGAATCCCTCGTTGGTCTGGGCCGGAAAGGAGATCGTATCCCACGGACCCAGCTTGACCTCATTTTCGCCGTTTTCTCCCCAGAAAAACGTCCACTGGCCGGACAGGACGACAAATACCTCGGGCTTGGGATGGCTGTGCAGCGGGGCTCCCTTGCCCGGGCTGACCTTGTTAATGCCCATGTAGAAGCCGTGGTCGCCGGCAATCGGCGGTTTGGTCTTGCCGGCCTTGCCGATCAGGGCATAACCCTGGGTCCCGTCCGGCCTGTAGTTCTTGATGAAGCTGGAGTAGTCGATCGGCTCCAGGTCCGTAAAACGCGCCACTGTGGTGTGCATGTCTTCCGTTGCCATACTGTCCCTCCTTGTTAGATTCTGGCCGGTAGCATGGAACACCCGGCCGGCCCGTGTCAAGACTTGGCCGCGGCTGGCGGATTTTCTCTTGACGGGCGATCAGGCAATGGAGTAGGACAGGATCAAACGACCCTGTGTCCCACGGAAGGAGAGAGTGATGTCAACACAGCCCACCGTTCCCAGCACGACCGAAGACCTCGCAGTCCGTTTTGGCGCCCCCCACGAACTGGCGGCCGAGCACCGACTGCCGTATATCGACGAGGCCGCGGAGCGCTTTCTGGCCCAGTGCCCGTTTGTCATCGTCTCGACTGCCGACGCCGAGGGCCGCTGCGACGCCTCGCCCAAGGGCGACCCGCCGGGTTTCATCCACGTCGCCGACAAGCACACCGTGTATCTGCCCGACCGGGCCGGTAACAGGATGTTTCAGAGCATCGGCAACATCCTGGCCAACCCGCACGTCGGCCTGCTGTTCCTCATCCCGGGCGAGGAGTGGACCATGCGCGTCAACGGTCGGGCCAGCATTGTGGACGATCCGCCGCTGCTGGAAAAGCTCAGCGCGCGCGGCCGGTCAGCCCAGATGGCGATCAAGGTCGAGGTTGAGGAGTGTTACTTCCACTGCCCGAAATCATTTAAGCGCGCCGAGCTGTGGAACACCGAGCGCTTCCACAAATACCAAGGCGACTCGTGGGGCAAGG includes these proteins:
- a CDS encoding SMP-30/gluconolactonase/LRE family protein, which produces MATFSVDQVEIFGKGVLQAEGVVIDKDGNVYGGGRNGIMYKVSPDGAVSECATLPEGSIPNGITLDREGNIVYCDLGKQAVMKVAPDGQVSLVADQVGDVKLTLPNFASYDGEGNLYISNSSTATIDTALAEMKTPAPNGALVRVRPNGQSDVVATGIYLANGTAIDPNEDAVYVLESTRNDCLRIQLNKDGSFGKPEVYSKDFPALPDGMAFDTDRNLYITLPARIEDGGMSPAHQIIKVDTDGNWTMLVDDPQGQKLNFPTNCAFGGPGLQTLYFANLEGDHFSCVQTAVTGHPLYHQR
- a CDS encoding pyridoxamine 5'-phosphate oxidase family protein, giving the protein MSTQPTVPSTTEDLAVRFGAPHELAAEHRLPYIDEAAERFLAQCPFVIVSTADAEGRCDASPKGDPPGFIHVADKHTVYLPDRAGNRMFQSIGNILANPHVGLLFLIPGEEWTMRVNGRASIVDDPPLLEKLSARGRSAQMAIKVEVEECYFHCPKSFKRAELWNTERFHKYQGDSWGKVLAQRTRMAKEEAEQLDRMIEQSVKDL
- a CDS encoding NADPH:quinone reductase, coding for MKAMRAHQAGGPEQLRYEDAPEPSPGDGQVLVRVRAAGINPADLVRLSGKLTPLKFPYITGTDVCGEVEALGPGVTGITPGDRVFGRSLGAGYAEKTCLLAREAIPLPDGLSFEEGAAIPIPFYTAYYALHHKAGLTAGETVLVTAGGGGVGVAAIQLAKVAGARVLTTVGSDDKAERTRQLGADVAINYKQQDFAAEVLTHTEGKGADVIVENVASDNLAADCAAVARSGRIVLIGTGTGKAPDATFGVLPALIKDITFYGMSLINADDAIPDMAAAIGRLFEAGKLTAPVSKTYPLSEATQALNDLLDAKVFGKLVLRP
- a CDS encoding cupin domain-containing protein, yielding MATEDMHTTVARFTDLEPIDYSSFIKNYRPDGTQGYALIGKAGKTKPPIAGDHGFYMGINKVSPGKGAPLHSHPKPEVFVVLSGQWTFFWGENGENEVKLGPWDTISFPAQTNEGFRNIGDEEGHLLVVLSGSEIGKVTFTQNTAEAQTASASA